In the Desulfovibrio sp. genome, one interval contains:
- the rpmG gene encoding 50S ribosomal protein L33, giving the protein MRINIILACTECKRRNYSTRKNKKNTTGRLEMKKYCPWDKKHTVHRETR; this is encoded by the coding sequence ATGCGTATCAATATCATTCTGGCCTGCACCGAGTGCAAGCGTCGCAACTACAGCACCCGGAAGAACAAGAAAAACACTACCGGTCGGCTGGAAATGAAAAAATATTGTCCCTGGGATAAGAAGCACACTGTGCATCGCGAAACCAGGTAA
- the radC gene encoding DNA repair protein RadC, giving the protein MTAKPTSTPPTCLGHRERLRQRLEIEPTAVADYEVLELLLGYGLTRKDTKPLAKELLQRFGSIKGALDARPEELLEVPGFGQGLVALWRVLGETRARYAASEVRQREVLATPEAVARMAQARLGTNPHEECWLALVDRRNRLMAWERLRRGGIAEVAIYPRDVLEAALLRKASGIILVHNHPGGNPAPSQEDRLLTEELQRLAPRMGLRFLDHVIVTDGDCYSITQSQRI; this is encoded by the coding sequence ATGACAGCAAAGCCAACTTCCACCCCGCCCACATGCCTGGGGCACCGTGAGCGGCTGCGGCAGAGACTTGAAATCGAACCCACGGCAGTGGCAGATTATGAAGTACTGGAGCTGCTGCTTGGTTATGGCCTGACCCGCAAGGACACCAAGCCGCTGGCCAAGGAACTGCTGCAGCGGTTCGGCAGTATAAAGGGCGCACTGGACGCAAGGCCGGAGGAACTGCTTGAAGTTCCCGGTTTTGGACAGGGATTGGTAGCCTTGTGGCGGGTTCTGGGCGAAACAAGGGCGCGCTATGCTGCTTCGGAAGTGCGCCAGCGTGAGGTTCTGGCAACGCCAGAGGCCGTGGCCCGCATGGCGCAGGCCCGGCTGGGAACAAATCCGCACGAGGAATGCTGGCTTGCACTGGTAGACAGGCGTAACCGCCTGATGGCCTGGGAACGTTTGCGCAGGGGCGGCATTGCAGAAGTTGCAATATATCCGCGGGACGTACTTGAAGCGGCCCTGCTGCGTAAAGCCAGCGGTATCATTCTGGTGCACAACCATCCCGGCGGCAATCCCGCGCCCTCGCAGGAAGACCGCCTGCTCACAGAAGAACTGCAAAGACTGGCACCCCGCATGGGGCTGCGCTTTCTGGATCATGTCATCGTTACGGATGGAGACTGCTACAGCATAACGCAATCGCAACGCATTTGA
- the secE gene encoding preprotein translocase subunit SecE produces the protein MAKKQAQAADLKADKGPNPVVRFTRYVEDAKAELRKVTWPTLQETRKATLAVLGFVAVMAVILGLVDFGLSTLIKTLLS, from the coding sequence ATGGCAAAAAAACAAGCTCAAGCTGCCGACCTTAAGGCTGACAAAGGCCCCAACCCTGTCGTACGGTTTACACGCTACGTTGAGGATGCCAAGGCCGAATTGCGCAAAGTTACCTGGCCCACATTGCAGGAAACGCGCAAAGCCACCTTGGCTGTTTTGGGTTTTGTAGCCGTGATGGCTGTCATCCTGGGGCTGGTGGACTTTGGTCTGTCTACCCTGATCAAGACCCTACTGTCCTGA
- a CDS encoding DNA polymerase III subunit delta: MSAAHPGFTFLVCPDGQLLRARMEQLLSSFPPVSGQWERHVYWGDEEPSPRFWEQLTLQGLFGAPRVLVVRQANLWPAAVWKKVSHALARPSEQCWPFFCMEVAWDKGQPKIPAHIAKLRCMAFADQQGWIWRQDGLNERAVKKHVLQRSHELGLRFEQDALEQFCASVPPDAQAIENELHKLQLLRNAAQDVAHENPQTPESGNITLAMTATASWNPECNVFDCIRHMEAGNLSAVWKELSRSQDGDSLLFSLLALLARELRLLWQLWAGEKVRVHPNEAAFKKQLATRLGPAVLAECMSTIMDAELQVKSGRRSPGQSLDYLAARMTDLFATGRTRA, translated from the coding sequence ATGAGCGCGGCACATCCCGGTTTTACCTTTCTCGTTTGCCCAGACGGGCAGTTGCTGCGCGCGCGCATGGAGCAGCTTCTTTCTTCATTCCCGCCCGTATCAGGCCAGTGGGAACGCCACGTGTACTGGGGCGACGAGGAACCCTCGCCCCGCTTTTGGGAGCAGCTCACCCTGCAGGGTCTTTTTGGCGCGCCCCGCGTGCTGGTAGTTCGGCAGGCAAACCTGTGGCCCGCCGCTGTGTGGAAGAAGGTTTCGCACGCTCTGGCCCGCCCCTCTGAGCAGTGCTGGCCGTTTTTCTGTATGGAAGTGGCGTGGGACAAGGGCCAGCCGAAGATTCCGGCCCACATTGCCAAGCTGCGCTGCATGGCCTTTGCCGACCAGCAAGGCTGGATCTGGCGGCAGGACGGCCTGAACGAAAGGGCCGTGAAAAAGCACGTGCTGCAACGCTCGCACGAGCTTGGTCTGCGTTTTGAGCAGGATGCCCTGGAACAGTTTTGTGCATCGGTGCCGCCAGATGCACAGGCCATTGAAAACGAACTGCACAAGCTGCAACTGCTGCGCAATGCCGCGCAGGATGTTGCTCACGAGAACCCGCAAACCCCGGAATCGGGCAACATCACCCTGGCCATGACCGCCACAGCCTCATGGAACCCGGAATGCAATGTTTTCGACTGCATCCGTCACATGGAGGCGGGCAACCTCAGCGCTGTGTGGAAGGAACTTTCGCGCAGTCAGGATGGCGACAGCCTGTTGTTTTCACTGCTGGCCCTCCTGGCCCGCGAACTGCGACTGCTCTGGCAGTTGTGGGCGGGCGAAAAGGTGCGGGTACACCCCAACGAGGCGGCCTTTAAAAAGCAGCTGGCCACCCGCCTTGGTCCGGCAGTGCTGGCCGAGTGCATGTCTACGATCATGGATGCGGAATTACAGGTGAAGAGTGGTCGCCGCTCGCCCGGGCAAAGCCTCGACTACCTTGCGGCCCGCATGACCGATCTTTTTGCAACAGGCCGCACCCGCGCCTGA
- the leuS gene encoding leucine--tRNA ligase: MTHERYNPQAIEEKWQARWQAENAFACTDKSDKPKYYVLEMFPYPSGNIHMGHVRNYAIGDVVARSKRMLGFNVLHPMGWDAFGLPAENAAIKNNTHPAKWTYANIDNMRAQLKRLGYSYDWDREIATCRPEYYRWEQMFFLRLLEKGLVYRKKAAQNWCPSCHTVLANEQVIDGLCWRCDSRVVQKDLTQWFLKITAYGDELLQDLQTLEGGWPDRVIAMQRNWIGKSTGAAITFGIENAALLAEGVKGIDVFTTRPDTLFGVTFMTLAPEHPMVEKLIEGYEKADEVRAFVERIRNMDRIDRQSDSLEKEGIFTGAYALHPFTGQRVPLWLGNFVLADYGTGAVMGVPAHDQRDFEFARKYDLPIRVVISPKDEQINPETMTEAYTAEGFMVNSGSFDGTANEEGKAAVAQALEKENKGKATTQFRLRDWNISRQRYWGAPIPVIYCDKCGVVPEKEENLPVLLPMDVKIREDGRSPLPETPEFASCVCPKCGGAAQREMDTMDTFVESSWYFARYTSARNTEAPFDADALKYWLPVDQYIGGVEHAILHLLYSRFFTKVLRDMGFFPAGLDEPFANLLTQGMVLKDGSKMSKSKGNVVAPSDMIDKYGADTVRLFCLFAAPAERDFDWSDSGIEGASRFIGRVWRLFDDEKERLLPLKACQATADDAQTDETRDLRRREHLTVKKCGEDMGDRFQFNTAIAAVMELVNAMYLSREKLGDSEGERRVFSSAMASVLTLLSPITPHVCEELWQRLGHNTALANELIPAWDETATVQDMLTVALQVNGKLRGTVQIPAAADKAAMEQAALADSSVQRHIDGLTVRKVVVVPGKLVNIVAN, translated from the coding sequence ATGACGCACGAACGCTATAATCCGCAAGCTATCGAAGAAAAATGGCAGGCCCGCTGGCAGGCCGAAAACGCATTCGCCTGTACCGACAAAAGCGACAAGCCCAAGTACTACGTGCTAGAGATGTTCCCCTATCCTTCGGGCAACATCCATATGGGCCATGTGCGCAACTATGCCATTGGCGACGTGGTGGCGCGCAGCAAGCGCATGCTGGGCTTTAACGTGTTGCATCCCATGGGTTGGGATGCCTTTGGTCTGCCCGCTGAAAACGCGGCCATCAAAAACAACACCCACCCGGCCAAGTGGACCTACGCCAATATCGACAACATGCGCGCCCAGCTCAAACGTCTGGGTTATTCCTATGACTGGGATCGCGAAATCGCCACCTGCCGCCCGGAATATTACCGTTGGGAGCAGATGTTCTTTTTGCGCCTGCTTGAAAAAGGCCTTGTGTACCGCAAAAAGGCCGCGCAAAACTGGTGCCCCTCGTGTCACACGGTGCTCGCCAACGAACAGGTCATCGACGGCCTGTGCTGGCGTTGCGACAGCCGCGTGGTGCAGAAGGACCTGACCCAGTGGTTCCTCAAGATCACGGCCTACGGCGACGAGCTGCTGCAAGACCTGCAAACCCTCGAGGGGGGCTGGCCCGATCGCGTTATCGCCATGCAGCGCAACTGGATTGGCAAATCCACCGGTGCCGCCATCACCTTTGGCATTGAAAATGCCGCCCTGCTGGCCGAGGGAGTCAAGGGTATCGACGTGTTCACCACGCGCCCCGACACGCTCTTTGGCGTTACCTTCATGACTCTCGCCCCTGAGCATCCCATGGTGGAAAAGCTCATCGAAGGGTATGAAAAAGCTGATGAAGTGCGTGCATTTGTGGAACGCATCCGCAACATGGACCGCATCGACCGGCAGTCTGATTCGCTGGAGAAAGAAGGTATCTTTACCGGCGCGTACGCCCTGCATCCCTTTACCGGGCAGCGCGTGCCGCTGTGGCTGGGCAACTTTGTCCTTGCCGATTACGGCACAGGCGCTGTCATGGGCGTACCCGCGCATGACCAGCGCGACTTTGAATTTGCCCGCAAGTACGACCTGCCCATCCGCGTGGTCATCAGCCCCAAGGACGAGCAGATCAACCCCGAAACCATGACCGAGGCCTACACCGCCGAGGGCTTCATGGTTAACTCAGGCTCCTTTGACGGCACCGCCAACGAAGAAGGCAAGGCCGCGGTGGCCCAGGCTCTGGAAAAAGAGAACAAGGGCAAGGCCACCACGCAGTTCCGCCTGCGCGACTGGAACATCTCGCGCCAGCGTTACTGGGGCGCGCCCATTCCCGTCATTTATTGCGACAAGTGCGGCGTGGTGCCTGAAAAAGAAGAAAACCTGCCCGTGCTGCTGCCCATGGATGTAAAGATTCGCGAAGACGGTCGCTCTCCCCTCCCGGAAACGCCCGAATTCGCCAGCTGTGTCTGCCCCAAGTGCGGCGGCGCTGCCCAGCGCGAAATGGATACAATGGATACCTTTGTGGAATCCTCGTGGTATTTCGCCCGCTACACCAGCGCCCGCAATACCGAGGCCCCCTTTGATGCCGATGCCCTCAAGTACTGGCTGCCTGTGGATCAGTACATCGGCGGTGTTGAACACGCCATTCTGCACCTTTTGTACTCGCGCTTTTTCACCAAGGTGCTGCGTGATATGGGCTTCTTCCCCGCTGGGCTTGATGAGCCTTTCGCCAACCTGCTCACTCAGGGCATGGTGCTCAAAGACGGCAGCAAAATGTCCAAATCCAAGGGTAACGTGGTTGCCCCCTCGGACATGATCGACAAATACGGCGCGGATACCGTGCGCCTTTTCTGCCTGTTTGCCGCGCCAGCAGAACGAGACTTTGACTGGTCAGACTCGGGCATTGAAGGTGCTTCGCGCTTCATTGGTCGCGTGTGGCGCCTGTTTGATGACGAAAAAGAACGCTTGCTGCCCCTCAAGGCCTGCCAGGCAACGGCAGACGACGCCCAGACCGATGAAACACGCGACCTGCGCCGTCGTGAACACCTTACTGTCAAAAAGTGCGGCGAAGACATGGGCGACCGCTTCCAGTTCAACACGGCCATTGCCGCAGTGATGGAACTGGTCAACGCCATGTATCTTTCGCGCGAAAAGCTGGGCGACAGTGAGGGCGAACGCCGAGTGTTCTCCTCGGCCATGGCTTCTGTACTCACCCTGCTTTCGCCCATCACACCCCATGTTTGCGAAGAACTGTGGCAGCGTCTGGGGCACAACACGGCTCTTGCAAACGAGCTGATACCCGCGTGGGACGAAACCGCTACCGTGCAGGACATGCTTACCGTGGCCCTGCAGGTCAACGGCAAGCTGCGCGGTACGGTGCAGATTCCCGCCGCGGCCGACAAGGCCGCCATGGAACAGGCCGCCCTGGCCGATTCCTCTGTGCAGCGCCACATTGATGGTCTTACGGTGCGCAAGGTGGTTGTGGTTCCCGGCAAGCTGGTGAATATTGTTGCCAACTAG
- the prmC gene encoding peptide chain release factor N(5)-glutamine methyltransferase, with amino-acid sequence MRLKQYIDEATAQLTKAGVDSPRLCAEVLAREVLGDDTAGSARLFCILEAGREIEADALERLHALVAQRSTGQPLAQIVGRKEFYGRDFSVTRHTLIPRPETELLVDTAIELLPQTPLHFADLGTGTGCIGLTLLAESPNWKGLLMDLCPHAAGVAATNARLLGVQDRATILRADMQRAPLKAESLQLVVSNPPYIAEAERHMVMDEVLHNEPHSALFSENNGLLHLAAVINAAAHALKNGGWVLLEHGAAQGKAVHDLLAASGIFKKIENKRDIAQLDRCTLARKGL; translated from the coding sequence GTGCGTCTCAAACAATATATAGATGAAGCAACTGCGCAACTGACAAAGGCGGGGGTAGACAGCCCCCGCCTTTGCGCAGAAGTGCTGGCGCGTGAAGTATTGGGGGACGATACTGCTGGCTCTGCCCGCCTTTTCTGTATTCTTGAGGCCGGACGCGAGATCGAAGCGGATGCACTGGAGCGGCTGCATGCACTGGTTGCACAGCGCAGCACTGGCCAGCCGCTGGCACAGATCGTTGGCCGCAAGGAATTTTATGGTCGTGACTTTTCAGTTACCCGCCATACGCTTATTCCCCGACCAGAAACAGAACTGCTGGTAGACACGGCCATTGAGCTGCTGCCGCAGACCCCCCTGCACTTTGCCGACCTTGGCACGGGTACGGGATGCATTGGCCTTACACTGCTGGCGGAAAGCCCAAACTGGAAAGGGCTGCTCATGGATCTCTGCCCTCACGCCGCCGGGGTTGCCGCCACAAATGCACGACTACTGGGCGTGCAGGACCGGGCGACAATTCTACGCGCTGACATGCAGCGTGCGCCGCTCAAGGCAGAATCATTACAGTTGGTTGTGAGCAACCCACCCTACATTGCCGAGGCCGAACGCCATATGGTTATGGATGAAGTGCTGCACAACGAACCCCACAGCGCCCTGTTTTCTGAAAACAACGGGCTTCTGCACCTTGCGGCTGTTATCAATGCAGCCGCCCATGCCCTTAAGAACGGTGGATGGGTACTGCTTGAACACGGCGCCGCTCAAGGAAAAGCCGTGCACGATCTGCTCGCAGCAAGCGGTATTTTCAAAAAAATTGAAAATAAACGGGACATTGCCCAATTAGACCGTTGCACATTGGCTCGAAAAGGGCTATAA
- the nusG gene encoding transcription termination/antitermination protein NusG, translating to MKDPVIDETSELCKKARWYIVHTYSGFEQRVQKTINELRRTGQDEGLIEEVVVPTEKVIEPTKGGQQRTSTRKFYPGYVMVRMTMTDLSWHLVQSIPKVTGFVGGKNRPTPMRESEAQRILDLMESRQETPRPKFNFDRGDEVRVIEGPFGGFNGVVEDVNYDKGKLRVSVSIFGRQTPVELDFVQVSKG from the coding sequence ATGAAAGACCCTGTTATCGACGAAACTTCCGAGCTCTGCAAAAAGGCTCGCTGGTACATCGTGCACACCTACTCTGGTTTTGAGCAGCGTGTGCAGAAGACCATTAACGAGTTGCGCCGCACCGGGCAGGATGAGGGGCTTATTGAGGAAGTTGTGGTTCCCACGGAAAAGGTTATCGAACCTACCAAGGGCGGCCAGCAGCGTACCTCTACTCGCAAGTTCTACCCCGGGTATGTCATGGTACGCATGACCATGACGGATCTTTCCTGGCATCTGGTTCAGTCCATCCCCAAGGTCACGGGTTTTGTGGGCGGTAAAAACCGTCCTACCCCAATGCGCGAAAGCGAAGCCCAGCGCATTCTCGATCTCATGGAATCGCGCCAGGAAACGCCAAGGCCCAAGTTCAACTTTGACCGCGGCGACGAAGTACGCGTTATTGAAGGACCGTTTGGCGGTTTCAATGGCGTTGTGGAAGACGTCAACTACGACAAGGGGAAACTGCGCGTTTCCGTTTCCATTTTTGGGCGTCAAACCCCTGTGGAACTGGATTTCGTACAGGTATCCAAAGGTTAA
- the nusB gene encoding transcription antitermination factor NusB: protein MAKAKSATRRGERELAFQVLYGLSFTPARDIDDLRRFFRVSPDYLARWQDQEPPAYPSGFAWELVEGVWSKSDELDASITTFSRNWRVDRMGRVELTLLRLAVYEIMFRNDVPAKVAINEALELSRQFGEGNAKSFINGILDAVAKALDTGGITRPAADSSTISE, encoded by the coding sequence ATGGCAAAAGCCAAATCAGCCACCCGCAGGGGCGAACGAGAACTGGCCTTTCAGGTTCTGTACGGCCTTTCCTTTACGCCTGCGCGTGATATCGACGATCTGCGGCGCTTTTTTCGCGTTTCTCCCGACTATCTTGCCCGCTGGCAGGATCAGGAACCGCCCGCCTATCCCTCTGGCTTTGCCTGGGAACTGGTGGAAGGCGTGTGGAGCAAAAGCGACGAACTTGATGCATCCATCACCACATTTTCGCGCAACTGGCGCGTTGACCGCATGGGCCGCGTAGAGCTGACCCTGCTGCGGCTGGCGGTGTACGAAATCATGTTCCGCAACGATGTTCCCGCCAAGGTTGCCATCAACGAGGCGCTGGAACTCAGCCGTCAGTTTGGCGAAGGCAATGCCAAAAGCTTTATCAACGGCATTCTTGATGCCGTGGCCAAAGCTTTGGATACCGGGGGGATTACACGCCCCGCCGCCGATTCTTCCACCATATCCGAGTAA
- the lon gene encoding endopeptidase La has translation MSAAEALEHEGGLNTAAQSIPDTLPVLPVRDVVIFNYMILPLFIGRDKSVQAVDAALKTGRHLLVCAQKEESTEDPKPEDLYEVGTVVQVMRMLKMPDSRVKILVQGVSRARVTGYRQVEPFLEARIETLPEQIPVVDATVEALLRSVREQSEKVLTLRGLSSPDVLSVLQGVDDPGRLADLIAANMRMKTADAQRILEAENPIDRLMLVNTQLQREVEVATVQARIQSSAREGMDKAQKDYFLREQLKAIRSELGDKDEDGEQELENLKLALDKAGLPKDVRKEADKQLRRLSSMHADSSEANVVRTYLDWLVELPWKKLSRDRLDIVNAKEILDEDHCGLEKIKDRILEFLSVRKLNPQSKGPILCFAGPPGVGKTSLGRSIARALGRKFQRLSLGGMHDEAEIRGHRRTYIGAMPGRIIQALKQAGTRNPVIVLDEVDKLGADFRGDPSSALLEVLDPEQNNTFSDHYLNVPFDLSKVMFLCTANHLETIPAALRDRMEVISLPGYTMQEKAQIARVHLLPKKIADNGLALKDVELTEAALEKVIKEYTREAGLRNLERELSSICRKLARRKAEGKKPPFTVDVADVEKLLGAPRFIEDEKEKKLMPGMALGLAWTPAGGEVLTVEATVMKGKGGLTLTGQLGDVMKESAQAALSYIRSRADDLGVEHDFVTKYDLHVHVPAGATPKDGPSAGVTLTTALISALSGRSVRADLCMTGEITLQGRVLPVGGIKEKILAGVARGLKHVAIPHQNVKDLEDVPKELLKRITVHLVHHYDELLPLVFETKGGRGNSAAGKTGGKGKSKVEEPAGAAAKAKPAGGKTSKRPAEAGA, from the coding sequence CTGAGCGCTGCCGAAGCGCTGGAGCATGAAGGTGGCCTCAACACGGCCGCGCAGAGTATCCCCGATACTCTGCCCGTACTGCCCGTGCGCGATGTGGTGATTTTCAACTACATGATTCTGCCGCTGTTTATCGGGCGCGACAAATCCGTTCAGGCGGTGGACGCAGCCCTCAAGACAGGCCGGCACCTTCTGGTGTGTGCGCAAAAGGAAGAATCCACCGAAGATCCCAAGCCCGAAGACCTCTATGAAGTGGGCACGGTGGTGCAGGTCATGCGCATGCTCAAAATGCCCGATTCGCGGGTAAAGATTCTTGTGCAGGGCGTCAGCCGCGCCCGCGTAACCGGCTACCGGCAGGTTGAGCCTTTCCTTGAGGCGCGCATAGAAACCCTGCCCGAGCAGATCCCCGTGGTGGACGCCACGGTGGAAGCGCTGCTGCGCTCTGTGCGTGAGCAGAGTGAAAAGGTGCTGACCCTGCGCGGTCTTTCGTCGCCCGACGTACTCTCCGTTTTGCAGGGCGTGGATGACCCAGGCCGACTGGCCGACCTCATCGCCGCCAATATGCGCATGAAAACCGCCGATGCCCAGCGCATCCTGGAAGCGGAAAATCCCATCGACCGCCTCATGCTGGTCAATACCCAGTTGCAGCGCGAGGTGGAAGTTGCCACCGTGCAGGCGCGCATCCAGAGTTCGGCCCGCGAAGGCATGGACAAGGCACAGAAAGATTATTTTCTGCGCGAACAGCTCAAGGCCATTCGCAGCGAGCTGGGCGACAAGGATGAAGACGGCGAGCAGGAACTGGAAAATCTCAAGCTGGCCCTCGATAAGGCCGGGCTGCCCAAAGACGTGCGCAAGGAAGCCGACAAGCAGCTGCGCCGCCTTTCGAGCATGCACGCCGATTCTTCCGAGGCCAACGTTGTACGCACCTACCTTGACTGGCTGGTGGAACTGCCGTGGAAGAAGCTCTCGCGTGACAGACTCGACATCGTCAACGCCAAGGAAATTCTGGACGAAGACCACTGCGGGCTGGAAAAAATCAAGGACCGTATCCTTGAATTCCTGAGCGTGCGCAAGCTTAACCCGCAGTCCAAAGGCCCCATCCTTTGCTTTGCTGGCCCTCCTGGCGTAGGTAAAACCTCGCTGGGCCGTTCAATCGCGCGGGCGCTGGGCCGCAAGTTCCAGCGGCTTTCGCTGGGTGGCATGCACGACGAGGCAGAAATTCGCGGCCATCGTCGCACCTATATCGGGGCCATGCCCGGGCGCATCATTCAGGCGCTCAAGCAGGCTGGCACTCGCAATCCTGTGATTGTACTTGATGAAGTGGACAAGCTGGGTGCCGATTTCAGGGGTGACCCTTCGTCGGCCCTGCTGGAAGTGCTCGACCCGGAACAGAACAACACCTTCAGCGACCACTACCTGAATGTACCCTTTGACCTTTCAAAGGTTATGTTTCTGTGCACGGCCAACCATCTGGAAACCATCCCGGCCGCCCTGCGCGACCGTATGGAAGTCATTTCGCTGCCCGGTTACACCATGCAGGAAAAGGCCCAGATTGCCCGTGTTCACCTGCTGCCCAAAAAGATTGCAGACAATGGACTTGCCCTCAAGGATGTGGAGCTGACCGAAGCAGCACTTGAAAAGGTCATCAAGGAATACACCCGCGAGGCTGGCCTGCGTAACCTTGAACGCGAGCTGTCGTCCATTTGCCGCAAGTTGGCCCGCCGTAAGGCCGAGGGTAAAAAGCCCCCCTTCACGGTAGACGTGGCCGATGTGGAAAAACTGCTGGGCGCTCCGCGCTTTATTGAAGACGAGAAGGAAAAGAAGCTTATGCCCGGCATGGCTCTGGGCCTGGCCTGGACCCCTGCTGGCGGCGAGGTGCTTACAGTCGAAGCTACAGTTATGAAGGGCAAGGGCGGCCTTACCCTTACCGGACAACTTGGTGACGTGATGAAGGAAAGCGCGCAGGCGGCCCTGAGCTACATTCGCAGCCGTGCGGATGACCTGGGTGTGGAGCACGACTTTGTGACCAAGTACGACCTGCACGTGCATGTGCCTGCGGGGGCTACCCCCAAGGACGGCCCCTCTGCTGGTGTTACGCTGACTACCGCGCTTATTTCCGCGCTCAGCGGGCGTAGTGTTCGCGCCGATCTGTGCATGACCGGCGAAATAACCCTGCAGGGTCGGGTGCTGCCCGTTGGCGGCATCAAGGAAAAGATTCTGGCTGGTGTGGCCCGCGGCCTCAAGCATGTGGCCATTCCGCACCAGAATGTCAAAGATCTTGAAGATGTGCCCAAGGAACTGCTCAAGCGCATCACCGTGCACCTGGTGCACCACTATGACGAGCTGCTGCCTCTGGTTTTTGAAACCAAGGGAGGACGAGGCAACTCTGCAGCTGGCAAAACCGGCGGCAAGGGCAAAAGCAAGGTGGAAGAACCCGCCGGTGCCGCCGCCAAGGCCAAGCCGGCAGGCGGCAAAACCAGCAAAAGACCTGCTGAAGCCGGAGCCTGA
- the tuf gene encoding elongation factor Tu — protein MGKEKFERKKPHVNIGTIGHIDHGKTTLTAAITKIAGLKGSGKFISYDEIDKAPEEKERGITISTAHVEYETASRHYAHVDCPGHADYIKNMITGAAQMDGGIIVVAATDGPMPQTREHILLARQVGVPQLVVFLNKCDLVDDEELLELVELEVRELLSSYDFPGDEVPVIRGSALKALECDSPDAPEAKCILDLLQACDDFIPEPERDIDKPFLMPIEDVFSISGRGTVVTGRVERGIIKVGEEVEIVGIKPTVKTTCTGVEMFRKLLDQGQAGDNIGALLRGTKRDDVERGQVLAAPKSITPHKKFKAEVYVLSKEEGGRHTPFFSGYRPQFYFRTTDITGIINLPEGVEMVMPGDNSQFIVELINPIAMESGLRFAIREGGRTVGSGVVTEIIE, from the coding sequence ATGGGCAAGGAAAAATTTGAACGCAAAAAGCCCCATGTAAACATCGGCACCATCGGCCACATCGACCATGGCAAGACCACCCTTACCGCCGCCATCACCAAGATCGCCGGCCTGAAGGGCTCGGGCAAGTTCATTTCGTATGACGAAATCGACAAGGCCCCCGAAGAAAAGGAACGCGGCATCACCATTTCCACCGCACACGTGGAATACGAAACCGCTAGCCGTCACTATGCCCACGTTGACTGCCCCGGCCACGCCGACTACATCAAGAACATGATCACCGGCGCTGCCCAGATGGACGGCGGTATCATCGTGGTCGCCGCCACCGACGGTCCCATGCCCCAGACCCGTGAGCACATTCTGCTTGCCCGTCAGGTCGGTGTGCCCCAGCTCGTGGTGTTCCTGAACAAGTGCGATCTGGTTGACGACGAAGAACTGCTGGAACTCGTGGAACTCGAAGTTCGCGAACTGCTTTCCAGCTACGACTTCCCCGGCGACGAAGTTCCGGTTATCCGCGGTTCCGCCCTTAAGGCTCTGGAATGCGATAGCCCCGACGCGCCCGAGGCCAAGTGCATTCTTGACCTGCTGCAGGCTTGCGACGACTTCATCCCCGAACCGGAACGCGACATCGACAAGCCCTTCCTGATGCCCATCGAAGACGTGTTCTCCATCTCCGGCCGTGGTACTGTTGTTACCGGTCGTGTGGAACGCGGTATCATCAAGGTTGGCGAAGAAGTGGAAATCGTGGGCATCAAGCCCACCGTCAAGACCACCTGCACCGGCGTTGAAATGTTCCGCAAGCTGCTTGACCAGGGTCAGGCTGGCGACAACATTGGCGCCCTGCTTCGTGGCACCAAGCGTGACGACGTGGAACGCGGCCAGGTTCTTGCCGCTCCCAAGAGCATCACGCCCCACAAGAAGTTTAAGGCTGAAGTGTACGTTCTCTCCAAGGAAGAAGGCGGTCGTCACACCCCGTTCTTCTCTGGCTACCGTCCTCAGTTCTACTTCCGTACCACGGACATCACCGGCATCATCAACCTGCCCGAAGGCGTTGAAATGGTTATGCCTGGCGATAACTCCCAGTTCATCGTTGAGCTCATCAACCCCATCGCTATGGAATCCGGTCTGCGTTTCGCCATTCGTGAAGGTGGCCGCACCGTTGGTTCCGGCGTGGTGACCGAAATCATCGAGTAG